In one window of Brassica rapa cultivar Chiifu-401-42 chromosome A07, CAAS_Brap_v3.01, whole genome shotgun sequence DNA:
- the LOC103829995 gene encoding probable aquaporin PIP2-5, which yields MTKDVAGEKGSFSGKDYQDPPPEPLFDATELGRWSFYRALIAEFIATLLFLYVTVMTVIGYKSQTDPALNPDQCAGVGVLGIAWAFGGMIFILVYCTVGISGGHINPAVTFGLFLARKVTLVRAVMYMVAQCLGAICGVALVKSFQSSYYTRYGGGANGLTHGYSIGTGVAAEIIGTFVLVYTVFSATDPKRSARDSHVPVLAPLPIGFAVFIVHLATIPITGTGINPARSLGAAIIYNKDQAWDHHWIFWVGPFAGAALAAFYHQFVLRAGAVKALGSFRSQSHV from the exons ATGACGAAAGATGTGGCTGGAGAGAAGGGATCGTTCTCCGGAAAAGACTATCAAGATCCACCACCTGAACCTCTGTTCGACGCTACTGAGCTTGGGAGGTGGTCTTTTTACAGAGCTCTCATAGCTGAGTTCATAGCCACTCTCCTCTTCCTCTATGTCACCGTTATGACTGTCATTGGTTACAAGAGCCAGACCGATCCAGCCCTTAACCCTGACCAGTGTGCAGGTGTTGGTGTACTCGGCATCGCTTGGGCCTTTGGTGGCATGATCTTCATCCTTGTCTACTGCACTGTCGGAATCTCTG GTGGACATATAAACCCGGCCGTGACGTTTGGGCTGTTCTTGGCTCGGAAAGTGACGTTGGTGAGAGCAGTAATGTACATGGTGGCTCAGTGCCTCGGTGCAATTTGCGGTGTGGCTTTGGTTAAGTCCTTCCAGTCTTCTTACTACACCCGCTACGGTGGTGGCGCAAACGGTCTCACACATGGTTATAGCATCGGCACCGGTGTTGCCGCCGAGATCATCGGTACATTCGTCTTAGTCTACACCGTCTTCTCCGCCACTGACCCCAAGAGGAGTGCGCGTGACTCTCACGTCCCT GTATTGGCTCCATTACCAATTGGATTTGCGGTATTCATTGTTCACTTAGCTACAATCCCAATCACGGGCACTGGCATTAACCCAGCAAGAAGTCTTGGAGCTGCAATCATCTACAACAAGGACCAAGCTTGGGACCATCAT TGGATATTTTGGGTTGGTCCGTTTGCGGGTGCAGCCCTTGCGGCTTTCTACCATCAGTTTGTGTTGAGGGCTGGTGCGGTGAAGGCTCTCGGGTCCTTCAGGAGCCAGTCTCACGTTTAA